A single window of Nicotiana sylvestris chromosome 3, ASM39365v2, whole genome shotgun sequence DNA harbors:
- the LOC138887849 gene encoding uncharacterized protein — protein MLRRLSNHFFQSGGILYRRTPDLGLLGCVDAKEASRLVEEIHAGTCRLDMNGFVLAKKILRARYFWMTMETDCIRYIQKCHQCQVHTNMIRIPPNELNATSATWPFAAWGMDVIGLIEPATSNGHRFILVAIDYVTKWVEDASYKAVTKKVIADFVRDRIVCRIGGTGIHHYRQCRQPQQ, from the coding sequence AtgcttcggagattgtccaatcatttcttccaaagtggagGAATTCTTTATAGAAGGACTCCAGACCTAGGATTATTAGGGTGTGTTGATGCCAAAGAAGCTTCCAGATTGGTCGAGGAAATACACGCTGGAACCTGCAGGCTAgacatgaatggtttcgttctagccaagaagatactaagagcaagatacttttggatgactatggaaacagactgcattaGGTACATCCAAAAGTGTCACCAGTGTCAGGTACACACAAATATGATAAGGATAccaccaaatgaactcaatgcaacaagtgcaacTTGGCCttttgccgcttggggaatggatgtcatcggtctgaTCGAGCCTGCCACttcaaacgggcataggttcattttgGTAGCCATAGACTACgtcacaaaatgggttgaggaTGCATCTTACaaggctgtaaccaagaaagtcatcgcagattttgttagggatcgtattgtttgtcgaATTGGGGGTACTGGAATCCATCATTACCGAcaatgccgccaacctcaacagtga